In Bos indicus isolate NIAB-ARS_2022 breed Sahiwal x Tharparkar chromosome 19, NIAB-ARS_B.indTharparkar_mat_pri_1.0, whole genome shotgun sequence, the following proteins share a genomic window:
- the LIAT1 gene encoding protein LIAT1, with product METRGPSRAAGSQGLSGRRSPAARGAGERSRGRMDGGCGARASEDGEDEEEREGCMAASQGSRLPPIAGCTSELTKRKMKKKKKKKKTKRSGKGDDKHQSQGMKTQQLSPTFHDILGPSKDHGPGPEHRQNRDESKLFSYSTTVSLPRFVEIEETLSNRVNESLRWDGILADPEAEKERIRIYKLNRRKRYRIWALKGFHSDPGASETPEDPAFFSDQDSGSSGQLTAEGPSHCSEGNLMSTAIPP from the exons ATGGAGACGCGTGGCCCTTCCCGGGCCGCCGGAAGCCAAGGGCTCAGCGGCCGCAGGTCTCCAGCTGCCCGAGGTGCGGGGGAGCGGTCCCGCGGGCGGATGGACGGCGGCTGTGGGGCCCGGGCGTCGGAGGACGGCGAGGACGAGGAGGAGCGAGAGGGCTGCATGGCGGCCTCGCAGGGCTCCAGATTGCCCCCCATCGCGGGCTGCACCTCAGAACTGACCAAAcggaagatgaagaagaaaaaaaagaagaaaaagacaaagaggtCGGGCAAGGGGGACG ATAAACATCAGAGTCAAGGCATGAAGACTCAGCAGCTGTCTCCAACCTTCCATGACATATTAGGTCCCAGTAAAGATCACGGCCCGGGGCCAGAGCACAGACAGAACAGGGATGAAAGCAAGCTCTTCTCCTACTCCACCACTGTAAGTCTCCCCCGCTTTGTTGAAATAGAAGAGACCCTTTCCAACCGGGTCAATGAAAGTCTGCGCTGGGATGGCATTCTCGCCGATCCAGAGGCCGAGAAGGAAAGGATTCGCATTTACAAGCTGAACCGGAGGAAGCGGTACCGAATTTGGGCCCTGAAGGGCTTCCACTCTGACCCCGGTGCCTCGGAGACCCCCGAGGACCCAGCCTTCTTCTCGGATCAGGACAGTGGCAGCAGCGGGCAGCTGACGGCCGAGGGCCCCAGCCACTGCTCAGAAGGAAACCTCatgtctacggccataccaccctga